In a single window of the Populus alba chromosome 16, ASM523922v2, whole genome shotgun sequence genome:
- the LOC118049597 gene encoding probable LRR receptor-like serine/threonine-protein kinase At1g53430 isoform X3, translating to MCTNCLHVVPTQAVNQTDDSLYINCGGGETVVDGKVFEADSATLNYHLARRENWAYSCSGDFGSKTYDSSDYIKNVDCGDCDPAETQLYNSSRLCPLSLTYYGFCLFQGNYTVKLYFAETVYQNDKDYSNLGKRVFDVYIQGKRELTDFNIKENATGTNKTWTASFTAYVGDDHLLNIHLFWAGKGSFQVPGFSYPSTAALSLNGPLVSGISVTANFKVGGKGLSPSQIAGITAGSVFAPLLLLAFMWKMGWLRKSELDEITIEVQGQSFTLKQIIDATRKFSPKMEIGRGRFGIVYKAELPNEIKLAVKKISPQSKQHGKDELQREIFNLKSLHHENLVQLLDGYSIKDLHLLVYDYMHKGSLHHALFEPNSTTKLDWKARFAICLGIARGLRYLHEEKRFKIVHGNIKPSNIMLDNSLTAKLSDFGLAMLCDEEDPFMAIKAKGSRVYMAPEYSMGKAITVKADVYSFGIVLLEIVSGKVSADYTPNQEAEFLLDKAGVLNDKGRILDLVDKKLASSYNRKQALTVLLLAMKCVNLSPTLRPKISEVVSVLEGEKRIDEISEGDDTPSTNIGGLCGACSRVLEIEPIS from the exons ATGTGCACCAACTGCTTGCATGTTGTTCCTACTCAAGCAGTGAACCAAACAG aCGATTCCTTATATATAAATTGTGGAGGAGGAGAGACAGTTGTTGATGGGAAAGTGTTTGAAGCAGACAGTGCAACATTAAATTACCATTTAGCTCGAAGAGAAAATTGGGCTTATTCTTGTTCTGGAGACTTCGGATCGAAAACTTACGATTCCAGTGATTACATAAAAAACGTGGATTGTGGAGATTGTGATCCTGCTGAGACACAGTTATACAATTCAAGTCGCCTCTGCCCTCTTTCTCTGACATATTACGGCTTCTGTTTATTTCAAGGAAATTACACTGTCAAGCTTTACTTCGCTGAAACTGTTTACCAAAATGATAAAGATTACTCGAATTTAGGGAAACGTGTTTTTGATGTATATATACAG GGGAAGAGAGAACTAACAGACTTCAACATAAAAGAAAACGCCACCGGCACCAATAAGACATGGACTGCAAGTTTCACAGCATATGTAGGAGATGATCATCTATTGAATATCCACCTTTTCTGGGCTGGAAAAGGATCTTTTCAGGTGCCAGGTTTTTCCTATCCAAGTACTGCTGCCCTGTCTCTGAATGGACCCCTTGTGTCAGGCATTTCCGTAACTGCAA ACTTCAAAGTTGGTGGCAAGGGACTATCTCCTTCACAAATTGCAGGGATTACTGCAGGTTCAGTATTTGCTCCTCTACTTCTGTTGGCTTTCATGTGGAAAATGGGCTGGCTGCGGAAAAGCGAGTTGGATG AAATAACCATTGAGGTCCAAGGACAATCTTTCACCCTCAAACAAATAATCGATGCTACTCGAAAATTTAGCCCCAAAATGGAGATTGGCAGGGGACGCTTTGGAATAGTATACAAG GCTGAATTGCCGAATGAGATAAAATTAGCAGTGAAGAAGATTTCTCCTCAATCAAAGCAACATGGAAAAGATGAATTACAAAGGGAAATCTTCAACCTGAAATCTTTGCATCATGAGAATCTTGTTCAATTGTTGGATGGCTATTCTATTAAAGACCTGCATCTGCTAGTTTATGACTATATGCATAAAGGCTCCCTTCACCATGCGTTGTTTG AACCAAATTCCACGACAAAACTTGATTGGAAAGCTAGATTTGCTATCTGTCTGGGAATAGCAAGAGGTTTGAGGTATTTACATGAAGAGAAAAGGTTCAAGATTGTTCATGGAAACATAAAACCTAGTAATATTATGCTTGATAACTCTCTTACGGCCAAGTTGTCTGACTTTGGATTGGCAATGCTTTGTGATGAGGAAGATCCATTTATGGCCATCAAAGCAAAAGGGTCGCG AGTTTACATGGCACCTGAGTATTCAATGGGAAAAGCAATAACTGTTAAAGCTGATGTTTACAGTTTCGGAATTGTCCTACTCGAAATAGTTAGCGGGAAAGTTAGTGCAGATTACACACCAAATCAAGAAGCTGAGTTTCTTCTGGATAAA GCTGGTGTTTTGAACGATAAGGGAAGAATCCTTGACTTGGTGGACAAGAAATTAGCATCCAGTTACAACAGGAAGCAGGCTCTCACTGTTTTGCTATTAGCAATGAAGTGTGTTAATCTGTCTCCTACTCTCAGGCCTAAAATATCCGAAGTCGTCAGTGTACTTGAAGGTGAGAAAAGAATCGATGAGATTTCTGAAGGCGATGATACTCCATCAACAAATATTGGAGGACTGTGCGGTGCGTGTTCTAGGGTGTTGGAAATAGAGCCAATTTCTTAG
- the LOC118049597 gene encoding probable LRR receptor-like serine/threonine-protein kinase At1g53440 isoform X1 — MKSQHLIILYHVHQLLACCSYSSSEPNRNSIRDLTDKCRGKPKYDSLYINCGGGETVVDGKVFEADSATLNYHLARRENWAYSCSGDFGSKTYDSSDYIKNVDCGDCDPAETQLYNSSRLCPLSLTYYGFCLFQGNYTVKLYFAETVYQNDKDYSNLGKRVFDVYIQGKRELTDFNIKENATGTNKTWTASFTAYVGDDHLLNIHLFWAGKGSFQVPGFSYPSTAALSLNGPLVSGISVTANFKVGGKGLSPSQIAGITAGSVFAPLLLLAFMWKMGWLRKSELDEITIEVQGQSFTLKQIIDATRKFSPKMEIGRGRFGIVYKAELPNEIKLAVKKISPQSKQHGKDELQREIFNLKSLHHENLVQLLDGYSIKDLHLLVYDYMHKGSLHHALFEPNSTTKLDWKARFAICLGIARGLRYLHEEKRFKIVHGNIKPSNIMLDNSLTAKLSDFGLAMLCDEEDPFMAIKAKGSRVYMAPEYSMGKAITVKADVYSFGIVLLEIVSGKVSADYTPNQEAEFLLDKAGVLNDKGRILDLVDKKLASSYNRKQALTVLLLAMKCVNLSPTLRPKISEVVSVLEGEKRIDEISEGDDTPSTNIGGLCGACSRVLEIEPIS; from the exons ATGAAATCCCAACATCTGATCATTTTGTATCATGTGCACCAACTGCTTGCATGTTGTTCCTACTCAAGCAGTGAACCAAACAG GAATTCTATACGTGATTTGACAGATAAATGTCGGGGAAAACCAAAGT aCGATTCCTTATATATAAATTGTGGAGGAGGAGAGACAGTTGTTGATGGGAAAGTGTTTGAAGCAGACAGTGCAACATTAAATTACCATTTAGCTCGAAGAGAAAATTGGGCTTATTCTTGTTCTGGAGACTTCGGATCGAAAACTTACGATTCCAGTGATTACATAAAAAACGTGGATTGTGGAGATTGTGATCCTGCTGAGACACAGTTATACAATTCAAGTCGCCTCTGCCCTCTTTCTCTGACATATTACGGCTTCTGTTTATTTCAAGGAAATTACACTGTCAAGCTTTACTTCGCTGAAACTGTTTACCAAAATGATAAAGATTACTCGAATTTAGGGAAACGTGTTTTTGATGTATATATACAG GGGAAGAGAGAACTAACAGACTTCAACATAAAAGAAAACGCCACCGGCACCAATAAGACATGGACTGCAAGTTTCACAGCATATGTAGGAGATGATCATCTATTGAATATCCACCTTTTCTGGGCTGGAAAAGGATCTTTTCAGGTGCCAGGTTTTTCCTATCCAAGTACTGCTGCCCTGTCTCTGAATGGACCCCTTGTGTCAGGCATTTCCGTAACTGCAA ACTTCAAAGTTGGTGGCAAGGGACTATCTCCTTCACAAATTGCAGGGATTACTGCAGGTTCAGTATTTGCTCCTCTACTTCTGTTGGCTTTCATGTGGAAAATGGGCTGGCTGCGGAAAAGCGAGTTGGATG AAATAACCATTGAGGTCCAAGGACAATCTTTCACCCTCAAACAAATAATCGATGCTACTCGAAAATTTAGCCCCAAAATGGAGATTGGCAGGGGACGCTTTGGAATAGTATACAAG GCTGAATTGCCGAATGAGATAAAATTAGCAGTGAAGAAGATTTCTCCTCAATCAAAGCAACATGGAAAAGATGAATTACAAAGGGAAATCTTCAACCTGAAATCTTTGCATCATGAGAATCTTGTTCAATTGTTGGATGGCTATTCTATTAAAGACCTGCATCTGCTAGTTTATGACTATATGCATAAAGGCTCCCTTCACCATGCGTTGTTTG AACCAAATTCCACGACAAAACTTGATTGGAAAGCTAGATTTGCTATCTGTCTGGGAATAGCAAGAGGTTTGAGGTATTTACATGAAGAGAAAAGGTTCAAGATTGTTCATGGAAACATAAAACCTAGTAATATTATGCTTGATAACTCTCTTACGGCCAAGTTGTCTGACTTTGGATTGGCAATGCTTTGTGATGAGGAAGATCCATTTATGGCCATCAAAGCAAAAGGGTCGCG AGTTTACATGGCACCTGAGTATTCAATGGGAAAAGCAATAACTGTTAAAGCTGATGTTTACAGTTTCGGAATTGTCCTACTCGAAATAGTTAGCGGGAAAGTTAGTGCAGATTACACACCAAATCAAGAAGCTGAGTTTCTTCTGGATAAA GCTGGTGTTTTGAACGATAAGGGAAGAATCCTTGACTTGGTGGACAAGAAATTAGCATCCAGTTACAACAGGAAGCAGGCTCTCACTGTTTTGCTATTAGCAATGAAGTGTGTTAATCTGTCTCCTACTCTCAGGCCTAAAATATCCGAAGTCGTCAGTGTACTTGAAGGTGAGAAAAGAATCGATGAGATTTCTGAAGGCGATGATACTCCATCAACAAATATTGGAGGACTGTGCGGTGCGTGTTCTAGGGTGTTGGAAATAGAGCCAATTTCTTAG
- the LOC118035957 gene encoding uncharacterized protein isoform X1 has translation MVINMHSRLSTNFLSGSIPPSLGNLSSLQYLNLMFNMLSGQIPEELGNLSSLRYMALGFNELTGQLPPELGRLRSLHVLGLTSNNLSGELPENYANFVGLQQFSVAGNRLTGQIPRFIAKWTELYYLSLSGNDFEGELPLELLFNMSYLEYLFVSDVRSSAGFPFPKNANMTGIRYLVIRNCSISGEIPPYIGDWSSLKYLDLSFNSLTGGIPDSMKKLNLSKMFLTGNMLNGTVHSWVPRTIEDKADLSYNNFEIPRDGPKKGEGKLNM, from the exons ATGGTAATAAATATGCATAGCCGTCTCTCCACAAACTTCCTCAGTGGCTCCATACCTCCATCTTTGGGGAATTTGTCGTCCCTTCAATATTT GAATTTGATGTTTAATATGTTATCAGGTCAAATCCCTGAAGAATTGGGCAACCTCTCTAGTCTCCGATATAT GGCCTTGGGCTTCAATGAACTCACTGGTCAGCTTCCACCAGAACTTGGAAGATTGAGATCTCTACATGTTTT AGGGTTGACCTCCAACAATTTGAGTGGAGAACTGCCGGAAAATTACGCCAACTTTGTGGGATTGCAGCAGTT TAGCGTAGCTGGGAACCGTTTGACCGGTCAAATACCAAGGTTCATTGCGAAGTGGACTGAACTCTATTACCT GTCCCTCTCCGGGAATGATTTTGAAGGAGAGCTGCCTCTTGAACTTCTTTTTAACATGTCATATCTCGAATACTT GTTTGTCAGTGATGTAAGAAGCTCGGCCGGTTTCCCTTTCCCAAAAAATGCAAATATGACGGGAATAAGATACCT GGTGATAAGGAATTGCTCAATAAGTGGTGAAATCCCCCCGTACATCGGTGATTGGTCATCGTTAAAATACCT AGACTTGAGCTTTAACAGCTTAACTGGTGGAATACCAGATTCCATGAAAAAGCTGAATTTAAGTAAGAT gtTTCTTACAGGAAATATGCTTAATGGCACAGTACATTCCTGGGTTCCTCGTACCATTGAAGACAAGGC GGACTTGtcatataataattttgaaattccaCGTGATGGTCCgaagaaaggagaaggaaaGCTGAACATGTAA
- the LOC118035957 gene encoding uncharacterized protein isoform X2, giving the protein MVINMHSRLSTNFLSGSIPPSLGNLSSLQYLNLMFNMLSGQIPEELGNLSSLRYMALGFNELTGQLPPELGRLRSLHVLGLTSNNLSGELPENYANFVGLQQFSVAGNRLTGQIPRFIAKWTELYYLSLSGNDFEGELPLELLFNMSYLEYLFVSDVRSSAGFPFPKNANMTGIRYLVIRNCSISGEIPPYIGDWSSLKYLDLSFNSLTGGIPDSMKKLNLSFLQEICLMAQYIPGFLVPLKTRRTCHIIILKFHVMVRRKEKES; this is encoded by the exons ATGGTAATAAATATGCATAGCCGTCTCTCCACAAACTTCCTCAGTGGCTCCATACCTCCATCTTTGGGGAATTTGTCGTCCCTTCAATATTT GAATTTGATGTTTAATATGTTATCAGGTCAAATCCCTGAAGAATTGGGCAACCTCTCTAGTCTCCGATATAT GGCCTTGGGCTTCAATGAACTCACTGGTCAGCTTCCACCAGAACTTGGAAGATTGAGATCTCTACATGTTTT AGGGTTGACCTCCAACAATTTGAGTGGAGAACTGCCGGAAAATTACGCCAACTTTGTGGGATTGCAGCAGTT TAGCGTAGCTGGGAACCGTTTGACCGGTCAAATACCAAGGTTCATTGCGAAGTGGACTGAACTCTATTACCT GTCCCTCTCCGGGAATGATTTTGAAGGAGAGCTGCCTCTTGAACTTCTTTTTAACATGTCATATCTCGAATACTT GTTTGTCAGTGATGTAAGAAGCTCGGCCGGTTTCCCTTTCCCAAAAAATGCAAATATGACGGGAATAAGATACCT GGTGATAAGGAATTGCTCAATAAGTGGTGAAATCCCCCCGTACATCGGTGATTGGTCATCGTTAAAATACCT AGACTTGAGCTTTAACAGCTTAACTGGTGGAATACCAGATTCCATGAAAAAGCTGAATTTAA gtTTCTTACAGGAAATATGCTTAATGGCACAGTACATTCCTGGGTTCCTCGTACCATTGAAGACAAGGC GGACTTGtcatataataattttgaaattccaCGTGATGGTCCgaagaaaggagaaggaaaGCTGA